The following nucleotide sequence is from Candidatus Endomicrobium procryptotermitis.
GATAAATATCCAAAAGGAAAAAGTAAGAAGTTTACAGCCGAAAAGAATCTGGCAGGCCTGTAATAGTGTGAATAAGGATAATATGTTCTAGGACGGTAACGTTTCGGAGGTATGTGATGTCTGTGACGGATTAATTGGTTGTTTATACTATTGTGCTTTACAGATTTAGCGTAACTTCTGTTTGTATTATTACTTCTACTTTGCTCGAGTTTTCTATAATTATTATTGCTAAAAGAACGCTGCCTGACGGCATTGCTTTTTGTAATGACAGGATTTGCATTCACATCTTTGCGTCGTTCATATCTACGGCTATTAGGGTTATTTGCATTATTTCTTGCCGCATTACCTGACGGTCTTACGTTCTCTCTTTTTGTGACGGCAGGTTTGACATTTTTCAGCTGAGGCTTAGAGTTAACGCTTTTAAGCACAGCCGGTGCAGGAGTAACAACCGAACTTTTGCGTCGCTGAAAATCGTCACTGCTATTATTATTTATGCGAATATTAACCGGTTCGCTCTTTCTAAAACTATTATTTTTATTGTGGCCAAAGATGTTTCGAGAACTGCTTTTTTGATTTTGTGTTGACGTGTTTCTGTTAAATCCTGAATTCTGTTTTTTGTTCTGCGCAAACGCCGGCTGAAGCGATAAAAATAAACATATTACAAAAATTAAAATTTTTTTCATTTTATTTTTCTCCTTCATATAATAATATATATTTTTCTATTTTATACCATATTATAATAACATTGGCATAACAATAAATATTGCAGCATATAAAAAAGCTGCCCAATTTTAAAAAATTCCGCGCCTTTCCTGCGAAAAATTTAATTCAAGATTACTTCTCAATGTTTAAAGTGTCTCATTCCGGTGGCGACCATGGCTATTCCGTTTACGTTTGCTGCGTTTATCGACTCTTGGTCTTTTATCGAGCCACCAGGCTGTATTATTGCAGTAACACCTGCTTTTGCCGAAGTTTCAACCACGTCAGGAAATGGAAAAAAAGCGTCTGAAGCTAAAACAAGGCTATAAGCTTTTTCATTAATGGCTATTGCGGCTTCTTTCATTTTTTTAAGAGCTATCTGCAACGAATCTATTCTGCTCATTTGTCCAGCGCCTATGCCTACGGTTTGCCTTCCTCTTACCAGAATAATTGCATTCGACTTAACGTGCTTGCATACCTTCCATGCAAAATCAAGCGCATCGTTTTCTTCTTTTGTCGGTTTGCGCGTGCTCATTTCTTTCATTTCCGAAAAAATGCGATTATCGCGGTCCTGAACAAGCATGCCGTAAGACATCATTCTGTATTCTATAGTATTCTTTTCTTCCTCATAAGGTATTGCCTGTCTTAAAAGTCTTATATTTTTCTTTTGCATAAAAATATCTAAAGCGCCTTGAGAATAATCTGGAGCTATTATACATTCTACGAACAGTTTGGCGATTTCGCATGCAGTATCTTCTCCAACCGCTTTATTAAAAGCTATTATTCCACCGAAAGCACTGACGGGATCGCATGACAATGCCTTCAAATAAGCATCTTTTAAATCGGTTCCTTCAGCACAGCCACAGGGGTTGTTGTGTTTTATGATAGCACATGCAGGGTCGGAAAATTCGTGTACCAGCCTCCATGCCGTTTCCAAATCGAGATAATTATTGTATGAAAGCTCTTTTCCATGCAGTTGTTTTGCCGAAATTACGATCGGTTTGTTTTGTCCGTTTCCATTTCCGTACAAAACGGCTTCCTGATGCGGATTTTCGCCATATCTTAAGCTGGAAAGTTTATTGAGTGGGATTGAAGTGTGAGAAGGGAATTTTTCATAAGTAAGATAATTCGAAATAAGTGAATCATAATAAGCCGTATGCCTGAAAGCTTTTGCCGCAAGCGTAAGTTTGAATTCTTCGCTTACGGAATTATTTTTCAAGCTGTCTATTACTGTTTTATAATCTTCAACGCCGCAAATAACTATAACGTCTCTATAATTTTTAGCGGCCGCTCTCAAAAGTGCAACGCCGCCTATATCGATATTTTCGATTATTTCTTGAGCTATTTTTTTATCTTCAGGTTTTGGAATTTCGTTCATCATTTTTTCAAACGGATAGAGGCTTACAGCGACAATATCTATTTTATTTATGCCGAGTTTTTCAAGTTGTTCAATATGATCTTTTTTATCTCTTACCGCAAGAATTCCTCCATGTATTTTAGGGTTAAGTGTTTTTACTCTTCCGTCAAGAATTTCAGGAAAACCCGTAATTTCCGAAATCTCCGCACATTCAATTTTATTGTCTGTAAGCATTTTTGCCGTTCCCCCGCTGGAAATTATTTTCCAGCCGAGTGTTCTTAATTCTTTTGCAAAATCCGTTAATCCGGTTTTGTCATACACGCTTAAAAGAGCCGTAGCCATTGTTTTTTCTCCTTTAAATAAAATTTTTTATTATGTAAAAATATGTTTTAATTTTCATCCAAATTTACTCCTTTATACTCTCTCAGAGCTTTTGCTATATTTTCTGAAGAAAAACCTCTTCTTAAAAAAAAGGCTGCGGCTTTTCTCACTTCATTTTTATCTTTGAAGTCTAATTTTTTGAAATTTTTTCTAATTATTCCAATAATCCGTTCATGAGGCTCTTCTGCCTCTCTAAGAGTTTTCAATATATTGTCTATAATATTTTTATCTGCCAGATGTCTTTCAAGTTCGTGCCGCAAAACAAATTCGCCTTTTCCCTTGTTTTTAAGATACTGCACATAATCGGCGGCAAATTTGGCGTCGTTTAAATAGTTAAGTTTTTTAAGCCTATCGACTGCCGCCTGCGCATTGCGTGGATCGTGTCCTTTTATAATAAGCTTATCGTATAAACTTTTTGAACCGTAAGGATGTTTTCCGACAAGCAAAAGAGCGTCGGCAATGACACTGCCAGATTTGTCAAAAGATAATATTTCTTTAAATTCCACTTCAGTTAAAATTTTTCCTTCTTTTAACTCGAACTTTACTATGGCATCCGCAGAAAGCAAAAAGCTTTTTTCGTTTTCCGAAAAGATTTTAAATATATTT
It contains:
- the purH gene encoding bifunctional phosphoribosylaminoimidazolecarboxamide formyltransferase/IMP cyclohydrolase, which produces MATALLSVYDKTGLTDFAKELRTLGWKIISSGGTAKMLTDNKIECAEISEITGFPEILDGRVKTLNPKIHGGILAVRDKKDHIEQLEKLGINKIDIVAVSLYPFEKMMNEIPKPEDKKIAQEIIENIDIGGVALLRAAAKNYRDVIVICGVEDYKTVIDSLKNNSVSEEFKLTLAAKAFRHTAYYDSLISNYLTYEKFPSHTSIPLNKLSSLRYGENPHQEAVLYGNGNGQNKPIVISAKQLHGKELSYNNYLDLETAWRLVHEFSDPACAIIKHNNPCGCAEGTDLKDAYLKALSCDPVSAFGGIIAFNKAVGEDTACEIAKLFVECIIAPDYSQGALDIFMQKKNIRLLRQAIPYEEEKNTIEYRMMSYGMLVQDRDNRIFSEMKEMSTRKPTKEENDALDFAWKVCKHVKSNAIILVRGRQTVGIGAGQMSRIDSLQIALKKMKEAAIAINEKAYSLVLASDAFFPFPDVVETSAKAGVTAIIQPGGSIKDQESINAANVNGIAMVATGMRHFKH
- a CDS encoding recombination regulator RecX encodes the protein MLIKKIERVKGRKNIFKIFSENEKSFLLSADAIVKFELKEGKILTEVEFKEILSFDKSGSVIADALLLVGKHPYGSKSLYDKLIIKGHDPRNAQAAVDRLKKLNYLNDAKFAADYVQYLKNKGKGEFVLRHELERHLADKNIIDNILKTLREAEEPHERIIGIIRKNFKKLDFKDKNEVRKAAAFFLRRGFSSENIAKALREYKGVNLDEN